The genomic interval TTGATGTATTTAATGAGCACACTCTATCATGCCTTTCCACGTGGAAAAACAAAAAAAGTATTTGAACGGTTTGATCATTCTTCAATGTACATTTTGATTGCAGGATCATATACCCCTCTATGTTTTATCGCATTCCCTGATACAATTGGTTGGGTATTATTTGGTATTCAATGGGGATTAGCTATAATTGGCGTTATATTAAAATCCATATGGGTTGATAAATTTGAATTTATCCATGTAATTTTATTTTTATTAATGGGTTGGTCATTCGTTTTCTTTATTGGACCTTTATTACTAGGAATGCCAATTCTAGGATTTATCTTATTAACCGTTGGCGTAGCATGTTACAGCATAGGACTTTTATTTTATATTTTCACATGGTTTAAGTTCCATCATGGCCTTTGGCACTTATTTGTTTTAGCCGGCACTATCCTCTATTTCTTCTCCATGTATACTTTAGTATCATAAAAAAGAATTAAGATTTAGCAGGAGTTGCTTCGACTCCTGCTATCTTCATCAACATAAAATAACCCAAATATAACCAGAATAAGATTAAAATAGAAAATAATGACTCAAGTATAGGTTCTTATAGTACAAATATAAACAATATAGGAAGTAGGCTATATAACCCAGAATGTGTCAAAATGATGTACCTAGATGAAGCTAGACAAATTTATGAAAATGTAATAAATGGAGTAATAGATCTTGGTACAGCTTATTTGGCATCTGGTTGGATTTGAAGCGTCAGCAAGATTTGGTAAATAAGTATACAAAATTAAAACAACATATATGGATACTTATTTCTTTGGCTTAGACGCAAGACTATATTGATTTTTTGTAAATGGTATGTTGATTTTAATAAAAATGAGTTTAAAAAATTTTGTGGTGGTTGGGAAGACAGTGGAGATAATTACTGTAATAATGGAGTAATATTAACTGTTGTATGAACGGTATGGGTATCAACAGTTTTTTTTGACTCATTCACTCCATTCATGTATCCATCCTTAATATAACTTCATGTTTTAAGGAGATAATTGAAATGGAAAAAATTTTCGATTTTTTACTAGGGTTAATTGTTATATTTGCATCAATTTTCATGATTAGATTGTTAAGAGAAAAGAAATTATTATTTGTTATATTTAGTGTTGTTTTTTGGATAGGGATTTGCGCATTACATTATTTAGATCATGAGAATAAAGCTATGGCATTAATGTTACTCTATTTTTTAAATTTTAGAGAGAAAAATGATAATAGTGATGCTAATATTTAATAATTGATATTTTGATATAGTTTATTATATTTTTAATATCAAGGATGTGAGATAAAAACAAAAATAACACCTAAGAAAAAATATTGTAGAGCAAGAAATAACTTGTCTTTTTAATTTTCACAGATATAGATCATACAAGTTACAGCTACTAGAT from Mycoplasmatota bacterium carries:
- a CDS encoding hemolysin III family protein, encoding MINFFTEHLKHHKIEKEKKKLLEINKDFTLGEELFNSISHGIGALLSIAGLVLLTVWSDHPNQVVGMSLFGASAILMYLMSTLYHAFPRGKTKKVFERFDHSSMYILIAGSYTPLCFIAFPDTIGWVLFGIQWGLAIIGVILKSIWVDKFEFIHVILFLLMGWSFVFFIGPLLLGMPILGFILLTVGVACYSIGLLFYIFTWFKFHHGLWHLFVLAGTILYFFSMYTLVS